Proteins found in one Bacillus subtilis subsp. subtilis str. 168 genomic segment:
- the ydjB gene encoding hypothetical protein; prophage region 3 (Evidence 5: Unknown function) — MLNIKSDRIMTSDPQKFTVDGVRFFQQYLNKIRPDAMEIDNLIINSDIIKEDLIVHVSKMIDRLALYDLHRKRSIDKHFSAAFTVDINDREEFYSANIADVSIDLNESSGV; from the coding sequence ATGTTAAATATAAAGAGCGACAGAATAATGACATCTGATCCCCAAAAATTCACTGTCGATGGAGTTAGATTCTTCCAACAGTACCTTAATAAAATCCGTCCCGACGCTATGGAGATAGACAACCTAATTATCAACTCTGATATTATCAAGGAGGACTTAATAGTGCATGTCTCAAAAATGATAGATCGTTTGGCTTTATATGATTTACACAGAAAAAGAAGCATAGATAAACATTTTTCTGCTGCTTTTACAGTCGATATCAATGATAGAGAGGAATTTTACAGTGCAAATATAGCTGATGTTTCAATTGATTTGAATGAATCTAGTGGTGTTTAA
- the groES gene encoding chaperonin small subunit (Evidence 1a: Function from experimental evidences in the studied strain; PubMedId: 11407116, 17031040, 9303302; Product type f: factor) produces the protein MLKPLGDRVVIELVESEEKTASGIVLPDSAKEKPQEGKIVAAGSGRVLESGERVALEVKEGDRIIFSKYAGTEVKYEGTEYLILRESDILAVIG, from the coding sequence TTGTTAAAGCCATTAGGTGATCGCGTTGTCATTGAACTCGTAGAATCTGAAGAAAAAACTGCCAGCGGAATTGTGTTGCCGGATTCTGCAAAAGAAAAACCGCAAGAAGGCAAAATCGTGGCAGCTGGTTCAGGTCGCGTGTTAGAAAGCGGAGAGCGCGTTGCTTTAGAAGTAAAAGAGGGCGACCGCATTATCTTCTCAAAATACGCAGGTACTGAAGTGAAATACGAAGGTACTGAATACTTAATCTTACGTGAAAGCGACATTTTAGCTGTTATCGGCTAA
- the bsuRB gene encoding type-2 restriction enzyme BsuMI component BsuRB (YdiS); prophage region 3 (Evidence 1a: Function from experimental evidences in the studied strain; PubMedId: 11751814; Product type e: enzyme): MEISKQTSDLLLSLEKKKGTLPKFSVLRSIPRNRIIYGAPGTGKSNYLEREVGKIFGDNPYVFTRVTFFPGYTYGQFIGAYKPVPIYKKLSGEEEIFSSNFRDKMENFEPMIDYQFVPGPFIDVLIKALKNRYTNFILIIEEINRANAASVFGDIFQLLDRNKNGESDYPVTFGPDIMNYLARNGIKDEMIKLPSNFFIWATMNNADQGVLPLDTAFKRRWSFEYLELEKYRKAVDSWKLSLRYKGHNKVIMWNDFRDIINKRLKGKVPEDKLLGPFFLKESELWNQNVFKNKLLYYLKEDVFKHNPTIDFLNASTFSELIEKYDGSDNIFTFDIDDSSFVSD, translated from the coding sequence ATGGAAATATCCAAACAAACTTCAGATTTATTATTGAGCCTAGAAAAGAAAAAAGGCACTTTACCAAAATTCAGCGTTTTACGCAGTATTCCTAGGAATAGGATTATTTATGGTGCACCAGGAACAGGGAAGAGTAATTATCTAGAAAGGGAAGTGGGAAAGATCTTTGGTGATAATCCATATGTATTCACCCGAGTTACTTTTTTCCCTGGTTATACATATGGACAATTTATAGGTGCTTATAAACCGGTTCCTATATATAAAAAATTAAGCGGTGAGGAAGAGATATTTAGTTCAAACTTTAGGGATAAGATGGAAAACTTTGAGCCAATGATTGATTATCAATTTGTTCCTGGCCCATTTATCGATGTATTAATTAAAGCTCTGAAAAATAGATACACTAATTTTATATTAATTATCGAAGAAATTAATCGTGCCAATGCAGCAAGTGTTTTTGGTGATATTTTTCAATTATTAGACAGAAATAAAAACGGTGAAAGTGATTATCCTGTTACATTCGGGCCGGACATTATGAATTATTTAGCGAGAAACGGAATTAAAGATGAAATGATTAAGCTACCATCCAATTTCTTTATTTGGGCAACTATGAATAATGCGGATCAGGGTGTTTTACCGCTCGATACCGCTTTTAAGAGAAGGTGGTCATTTGAATATTTAGAGTTGGAAAAGTATAGAAAGGCAGTGGACTCTTGGAAGCTGAGCCTCAGATATAAAGGTCATAATAAAGTAATTATGTGGAATGATTTCCGAGACATTATTAATAAGCGTCTTAAAGGAAAAGTACCAGAGGATAAGCTGCTTGGACCTTTTTTCCTGAAAGAAAGTGAACTGTGGAATCAGAATGTATTTAAAAATAAACTGCTTTATTATTTGAAGGAAGATGTTTTCAAGCATAATCCAACGATTGATTTTTTAAATGCTAGTACTTTCTCTGAGCTAATTGAAAAATATGATGGCTCGGATAACATTTTTACTTTTGACATAGATGATTCGTCTTTTGTGAGTGATTAA
- the groEL gene encoding chaperonin large subunit (Evidence 1a: Function from experimental evidences in the studied strain; PubMedId: 9303302, 11407116, 17031040, 17420574, 22268681; Product type f: factor) has translation MAKEIKFSEEARRAMLRGVDALADAVKVTLGPKGRNVVLEKKFGSPLITNDGVTIAKEIELEDAFENMGAKLVAEVASKTNDVAGDGTTTATVLAQAMIREGLKNVTAGANPVGVRKGMEQAVAVAIENLKEISKPIEGKESIAQVAAISAADEEVGSLIAEAMERVGNDGVITIEESKGFTTELEVVEGMQFDRGYASPYMVTDSDKMEAVLDNPYILITDKKITNIQEILPVLEQVVQQGKPLLLIAEDVEGEALATLVVNKLRGTFNAVAVKAPGFGDRRKAMLEDIAVLTGGEVITEDLGLDLKSTQIAQLGRASKVVVTKENTTIVEGAGETDKISARVTQIRAQVEETTSEFDREKLQERLAKLAGGVAVIKVGAATETELKERKLRIEDALNSTRAAVEEGIVSGGGTALVNVYNKVAAVEAEGDAQTGINIVLRALEEPIRQIAHNAGLEGSVIVERLKNEEIGVGFNAATGEWVNMIEKGIVDPTKVTRSALQNAASVAAMFLTTEAVVADKPEENGGGAGMPDMGGMGGMGGMM, from the coding sequence ATGGCAAAAGAAATTAAGTTTAGTGAAGAAGCTCGCCGCGCAATGCTTCGCGGTGTCGATGCACTTGCTGATGCTGTTAAAGTAACTTTAGGACCAAAAGGACGCAACGTGGTTCTAGAGAAAAAATTCGGTTCTCCGTTAATCACAAATGACGGTGTAACAATCGCTAAAGAAATCGAGCTAGAAGACGCGTTTGAAAACATGGGTGCTAAGCTTGTTGCTGAAGTAGCCAGCAAAACAAACGACGTTGCCGGTGACGGTACAACAACTGCAACAGTTCTTGCGCAAGCAATGATCCGTGAAGGCCTTAAAAACGTAACAGCAGGCGCTAACCCTGTAGGCGTGCGTAAAGGGATGGAACAAGCTGTAGCGGTTGCGATCGAAAACTTAAAAGAAATTTCTAAGCCAATCGAAGGCAAAGAGTCTATCGCTCAGGTTGCTGCGATCTCTGCTGCTGATGAGGAAGTCGGAAGCCTTATCGCTGAAGCAATGGAGCGCGTAGGAAACGACGGCGTTATCACAATCGAAGAGTCTAAAGGCTTCACAACTGAGCTTGAAGTTGTTGAAGGTATGCAATTCGACCGCGGATATGCGTCTCCTTACATGGTAACTGACTCTGATAAGATGGAAGCGGTTCTTGACAATCCTTACATCTTAATCACAGACAAAAAAATCACAAACATTCAAGAAATCCTTCCTGTGCTTGAGCAGGTTGTTCAGCAAGGCAAACCATTGCTTCTGATCGCTGAGGATGTTGAAGGCGAAGCACTTGCTACACTTGTTGTGAACAAACTTCGCGGCACATTCAACGCAGTGGCTGTTAAAGCTCCTGGTTTCGGTGATCGCCGTAAAGCAATGCTTGAAGACATCGCTGTCCTTACTGGCGGAGAAGTCATCACAGAAGATCTTGGCCTTGACCTGAAATCTACTCAAATCGCTCAATTGGGACGCGCTTCTAAAGTTGTCGTTACTAAAGAAAACACAACAATCGTTGAAGGCGCTGGCGAAACAGACAAAATTTCTGCCCGTGTGACTCAAATCCGCGCTCAAGTGGAAGAAACAACTTCTGAATTCGACAGAGAAAAATTACAAGAGCGTCTTGCTAAACTTGCTGGCGGCGTAGCTGTCATCAAAGTCGGCGCTGCGACTGAAACTGAGCTGAAAGAGCGTAAACTTCGCATCGAAGACGCCTTGAACTCAACTCGCGCAGCTGTTGAAGAAGGCATCGTATCCGGTGGTGGTACAGCGCTTGTAAACGTATATAACAAAGTCGCTGCAGTTGAAGCTGAAGGCGATGCTCAAACAGGTATCAACATCGTGCTTCGCGCGCTTGAAGAGCCAATCCGTCAAATCGCACACAACGCTGGCCTTGAAGGATCTGTCATCGTTGAGCGCCTCAAAAACGAAGAAATCGGCGTAGGCTTCAACGCTGCAACTGGCGAATGGGTAAACATGATCGAAAAAGGTATCGTTGACCCAACAAAAGTTACACGCTCAGCTCTTCAAAACGCTGCGTCTGTAGCTGCAATGTTCTTAACAACAGAAGCTGTTGTCGCTGACAAGCCAGAAGAAAACGGTGGCGGCGCAGGAATGCCTGATATGGGCGGCATGGGCGGTATGGGTGGAATGATGTAA
- the bsuRC gene encoding type-2 restriction enzyme BsuMI component BsuRC (YdjA); prophage region 3 (Evidence 1a: Function from experimental evidences in the studied strain; PubMedId: 11751814; Product type e: enzyme) — translation MDKSSKFFFEDQKYNKERIVRVLGGNLALLKSKGILYEDSSGDLIFNYVGVISNGRNVIFILPKYCNRHLDEHSKRTLFNKLLKIFKKYSGLNKSRESDYFVSELDSDEVSDFMIADYLLNDFSLNGYYQKKFTEYEIDGEGIIDWSKTVNEITPVFSKGVPYYFSTYNEVVQKDEYHLIVKIHKWALSKYFNDFGVILGFTGLEFDKSCDGMKILDYADFFGSVINKEIVNTYVDRDVKLLKALKTAIDREENQFSKRPTLSLYGTKYFHRVWEEVCKTVFSHVNEYVKKISRPNWINFTDIEVNKEKKTLEPDIIKAFEYRSKEYFLILDAKYYNINFDGKKLEGNPGVEDITKQLLYDKALEKLSRGKTKHNAFLFPSSNSTNTFKVFGSVDFDFLDIAAVTLVYISAEQVYNLYLENKTFSTDDLFKFVSEINKSKKRHSVITSTLYGNMFLFTKRLSDKN, via the coding sequence ATGGATAAGTCAAGTAAGTTCTTCTTTGAAGATCAAAAATACAATAAAGAAAGGATTGTACGTGTACTCGGTGGTAATTTAGCTTTACTCAAAAGTAAAGGTATATTATATGAAGATTCTAGTGGGGATTTAATATTTAACTATGTAGGTGTTATATCTAATGGGCGCAATGTAATATTCATTTTGCCTAAATACTGTAACAGGCACTTAGATGAACATTCAAAGCGGACTTTGTTTAATAAGTTGCTGAAGATTTTTAAAAAATATTCAGGTTTAAATAAAAGCCGGGAATCTGATTATTTCGTATCGGAGCTAGATAGTGATGAAGTCTCCGACTTTATGATAGCAGATTATTTGCTTAATGATTTCTCATTGAATGGGTATTATCAAAAAAAATTTACTGAATATGAAATTGATGGAGAAGGAATTATAGATTGGAGTAAGACAGTTAATGAAATTACCCCAGTATTCTCAAAGGGAGTTCCATATTATTTCAGTACTTATAATGAAGTGGTACAAAAAGACGAGTATCACTTGATAGTTAAAATTCATAAATGGGCTTTAAGTAAATATTTTAATGATTTCGGAGTCATTTTAGGTTTTACGGGACTAGAATTTGATAAATCCTGTGATGGTATGAAAATTTTGGACTACGCTGATTTTTTTGGCTCAGTAATAAATAAAGAAATCGTGAACACATATGTTGATCGTGACGTTAAATTGTTAAAGGCATTGAAAACCGCAATTGATAGGGAAGAGAATCAGTTTTCTAAACGACCCACTCTTTCTCTGTATGGAACAAAATACTTTCACAGAGTATGGGAGGAAGTATGTAAGACCGTATTTTCCCATGTTAATGAATACGTAAAAAAGATATCAAGGCCAAATTGGATTAACTTTACGGATATAGAGGTTAATAAAGAGAAAAAAACACTAGAACCCGATATTATTAAGGCTTTCGAATACCGTTCAAAAGAATACTTTTTAATATTAGATGCTAAATATTATAATATAAATTTTGACGGAAAAAAGCTGGAGGGGAATCCTGGGGTTGAAGATATAACTAAGCAGCTGTTATATGATAAGGCACTTGAAAAACTGTCCAGAGGTAAAACAAAACATAATGCTTTTCTGTTTCCTTCCTCTAATTCAACCAATACCTTTAAAGTATTTGGTTCTGTTGATTTTGATTTTCTTGATATAGCCGCTGTAACTCTTGTTTATATTTCTGCTGAACAAGTTTATAACTTATATCTTGAAAATAAAACATTTTCCACTGATGACTTATTTAAATTTGTAAGTGAAATTAATAAGTCAAAAAAACGACATAGCGTTATAACTTCAACATTGTATGGTAATATGTTTTTGTTTACAAAAAGATTAAGTGATAAAAATTAG
- the bsuMA gene encoding DNA-methyltransferase (cytosine-specific); prophage 3 region (Evidence 1a: Function from experimental evidences in the studied strain; PubMedId: 11751814, 12682299, 16014871, 16267290; Product type e: enzyme), translated as MTNFILNENKQLSLAIEDENIENFYIDGTDLVRKIIRRSGSGVTSRVPVLSTQDLENKNLHELYDESWLRMKNRPNTELTTESINIADLFSGCGGLSLGVWEACRALGINPRFSFACDLNEAALSVYEKNFSPDFSLNESIEKHINGELGAPLTVEEQRIKDKVKKIDFILAGPPCQGHSDLNNHTRRKDPRNALLMRVSRVIELFQPSSVLVENVPGIIHDKSGSFKEFKNHLKTQGYYFDEIVLNAEKLGVSQARRRYFIFASKTPVSSLNQINEFYSTNSRPISWAISDLVENVGDDIFNTASEHSLENKRRIEYLFENNLFELPNSERPDCHRLKPHSYKSVYGRMYWDRPAPTITRGFGSTGQGRFVHSLLKRTITPHEAARIQFFPDFFNFGDLRRRQYQDVIGNAVPSKLSYLLALHQLR; from the coding sequence ATGACAAATTTTATTTTAAATGAAAATAAACAGTTATCATTGGCAATTGAAGATGAGAACATAGAAAATTTTTATATAGATGGTACAGATTTAGTCCGAAAGATAATCCGTAGATCAGGTTCAGGAGTTACATCACGGGTTCCGGTCCTTAGCACCCAAGATTTAGAAAACAAGAACCTTCATGAATTATACGATGAATCTTGGCTCCGTATGAAAAACAGACCCAATACTGAGCTCACTACTGAGAGTATAAATATTGCGGATTTATTTAGTGGATGTGGAGGTCTATCCTTAGGGGTTTGGGAGGCATGCCGTGCCCTGGGGATAAATCCAAGATTTTCGTTTGCTTGTGATCTTAACGAAGCTGCCTTATCTGTGTACGAAAAAAACTTTTCTCCCGATTTTAGCTTGAATGAATCCATCGAAAAACATATTAATGGCGAGTTAGGTGCTCCATTAACTGTTGAAGAGCAAAGAATAAAAGATAAGGTGAAAAAAATAGATTTCATTCTAGCAGGTCCTCCTTGCCAAGGGCATTCTGATCTTAATAACCATACTAGACGAAAAGACCCTAGAAACGCTTTACTAATGAGAGTAAGTAGAGTTATAGAGTTGTTCCAACCTTCTTCAGTATTAGTGGAGAATGTACCAGGAATTATTCATGATAAATCTGGTTCTTTTAAAGAATTTAAGAATCATTTAAAGACACAAGGTTATTACTTCGATGAAATCGTACTAAATGCTGAAAAACTAGGTGTTTCACAAGCACGTCGTAGATATTTTATTTTTGCTTCAAAAACTCCTGTATCTTCCTTAAATCAAATAAATGAATTTTATTCAACCAATAGTAGGCCAATTAGTTGGGCAATATCAGATTTAGTAGAAAATGTAGGTGATGATATATTCAACACTGCTTCCGAGCATTCATTGGAAAACAAAAGGAGAATAGAATATCTTTTTGAAAATAACTTGTTTGAATTACCTAATTCAGAAAGACCGGATTGTCATCGGCTAAAACCACATTCATACAAATCTGTGTATGGCAGAATGTATTGGGATAGACCTGCTCCCACTATAACCAGAGGGTTTGGATCAACAGGTCAAGGGAGATTTGTTCATTCTTTGTTAAAGAGAACGATAACTCCCCATGAAGCAGCTAGGATTCAGTTCTTCCCGGACTTTTTTAACTTTGGTGACCTTCGGAGGAGACAGTATCAAGACGTTATCGGTAATGCTGTGCCTTCCAAACTATCCTATTTATTAGCATTACATCAATTAAGATAA
- the bsuMB gene encoding DNA-methyltransferase (cytosine-specific); defective prophage 3 (Evidence 1a: Function from experimental evidences in the studied strain; PubMedId: 11751814, 16267290; Product type e: enzyme), producing the protein MKVVSLFSGIGGIELGLHQSGHTTEIFCEVDPLAKAVLSKNFPGVKIEDDINEIRELPSCDLVAAGFPCQDLSQAGGKEGIDGSRSGLVKKLFELIEKKEHANRPPWILIENVPYMLRLNRGKAMSYLTSVLSELGYTWAYRTVDARCFGLPQRRHRVILLASLFEDPKDVIFSQDHSEPDLDGKPSVVDHSNYYGFYWTEGLRGVGWAREAVPPIKCGSSVGIASPPAVWSPYEDIVGTINIRDAERLQGFPEDWTNITTETGKDIKEGARWRLVGNAVSVRVSKWIGENLSQPKGSISDFEGELVTKTWPSAAWGYGDKKYKVPVSKWVANTEQIAISEFLNHPLKPLSARALNGFLGRAARCTNVNYSDEFINSLERCKDRQLQKV; encoded by the coding sequence TTGAAAGTTGTTAGTTTATTCTCCGGCATAGGCGGAATAGAGCTTGGCCTTCATCAGTCAGGACATACAACAGAAATATTTTGTGAGGTTGATCCTTTGGCAAAAGCTGTTTTATCAAAAAACTTCCCTGGCGTTAAGATAGAAGATGATATTAATGAAATTAGAGAGTTACCAAGCTGTGATTTAGTTGCGGCAGGGTTTCCATGCCAAGATTTAAGTCAAGCTGGAGGTAAAGAAGGGATTGACGGATCACGCTCCGGTTTAGTTAAGAAACTATTTGAACTTATAGAAAAGAAAGAACATGCAAATCGCCCTCCATGGATACTAATTGAAAATGTCCCATATATGTTAAGGTTAAACCGTGGTAAAGCTATGTCATATTTAACATCTGTCCTTTCTGAATTAGGTTATACTTGGGCATATCGAACTGTTGATGCTCGTTGTTTTGGTTTACCGCAACGAAGACATAGAGTTATTTTGTTAGCCTCTTTATTTGAAGATCCAAAAGATGTGATTTTTTCACAGGATCATTCAGAACCAGATTTAGATGGAAAGCCTTCTGTTGTGGATCATTCCAACTATTATGGTTTTTATTGGACGGAAGGGTTAAGAGGTGTCGGCTGGGCACGTGAAGCAGTTCCACCTATAAAATGCGGATCGTCTGTAGGTATAGCCTCTCCACCTGCAGTTTGGTCTCCTTACGAGGATATAGTAGGGACCATTAATATAAGGGATGCTGAGCGCCTACAAGGATTCCCGGAAGATTGGACAAATATCACTACTGAAACAGGTAAGGATATAAAAGAAGGTGCCAGATGGAGATTGGTGGGAAATGCTGTTTCGGTAAGGGTTTCTAAATGGATTGGTGAAAACTTAAGTCAGCCAAAAGGGTCGATATCAGATTTTGAAGGTGAATTAGTGACCAAGACTTGGCCAAGTGCAGCATGGGGGTACGGAGATAAAAAGTATAAAGTTCCCGTATCAAAATGGGTTGCAAACACAGAACAAATAGCTATTTCAGAGTTTTTAAATCATCCATTAAAACCTTTATCTGCTAGGGCATTAAACGGTTTTTTAGGTAGAGCAGCCAGGTGTACAAATGTAAATTATTCGGATGAATTTATTAACTCGTTAGAACGTTGTAAGGATAGGCAACTTCAAAAGGTTTAA
- the ydjC gene encoding conserved hypothetical protein; prophage region 3 (Evidence 4: Unknown function but conserved in other organisms): MVSIFYANRLSYSIWNTIPGKYIREELEQNGVTYNELIKYWDITDPSQALPKVNKDNVLLISAKHDQYIDLKDADYLWESWGRPTRYVYNCGHSGIVLCRKKLANDTLSFIREKLV, translated from the coding sequence GTGGTATCTATCTTTTATGCCAATCGCCTTTCTTATTCGATATGGAACACGATCCCAGGTAAATACATAAGAGAAGAATTAGAACAAAATGGTGTGACCTATAATGAGTTAATAAAATATTGGGATATCACAGATCCTAGTCAAGCCTTGCCGAAAGTTAATAAAGATAACGTACTGCTGATTTCTGCTAAACATGATCAATATATTGACTTGAAAGATGCAGATTATTTATGGGAAAGTTGGGGGAGACCTACAAGATATGTCTACAATTGTGGTCATTCCGGTATTGTTCTTTGTCGCAAAAAGCTGGCAAATGATACGCTTTCCTTTATACGAGAAAAACTGGTTTGA
- the ydzU gene encoding hypothetical protein; prophage 3 region (Evidence 5: Unknown function) — protein MKAWKVEPYEISKAMELIYKYLLLDKKDFSLEEFYKLTIYAIKWKLEQAQFPLYLESTKKSHQNVIPQPFKIKGNVLYKTVIKNSGDFEE, from the coding sequence TTGAAAGCCTGGAAGGTGGAACCATACGAAATTAGCAAGGCCATGGAATTGATTTATAAATACCTTCTGCTGGATAAAAAAGATTTCTCTTTGGAGGAATTTTATAAACTCACCATATATGCTATCAAATGGAAACTGGAACAAGCTCAGTTTCCATTGTATTTAGAATCCACAAAAAAATCGCATCAAAATGTTATTCCCCAGCCGTTTAAGATAAAAGGAAATGTCTTATATAAAACGGTAATCAAGAATAGCGGGGACTTTGAAGAATAG
- the bsuRA gene encoding type-2 restriction enzyme BsuMI component BsuRA (YdiR); prophage region 3 (Evidence 1a: Function from experimental evidences in the studied strain; PubMedId: 11751814, 15728999; Product type e: enzyme), which translates to MTFIKRLEDAYETLLGNYPAGVSSTSTSKYNEIRKIVSEAFLIGENEVYVTGTSRRISNLDTRFAQGNQRNKHTRMAVAFISIPSVDDSELDELIIRTRNSAITTSSKFCNGEERGTIFDGILLFLVFEGETKVYPLAFLVFENDFELKEKAEELIPGIELKEYPRANQSPAQENNKSAKNEDEESAKSYVVFLDIEEDGSIVEFVEDKDKTYRIGDMIWTASHTNGSSAITRRLEVIEVVENLVVCKIKHKYNEPVDKNSLLKFVNIEQDLISFLDLHPNVQNGSEGFVSGDIVDENATTSSDDLPEDFENN; encoded by the coding sequence ATGACTTTTATAAAAAGATTAGAGGACGCTTATGAAACTCTATTAGGGAATTACCCTGCCGGAGTATCTAGTACCAGTACTAGTAAGTATAACGAAATACGAAAGATTGTTTCAGAAGCCTTCTTGATCGGTGAAAATGAAGTGTATGTAACGGGAACATCAAGAAGGATTAGCAATTTGGACACTCGGTTTGCTCAAGGAAATCAACGGAATAAACATACCCGGATGGCAGTTGCTTTTATTTCTATACCTTCTGTGGACGATTCGGAATTAGATGAACTAATTATAAGAACGAGAAATAGTGCAATTACAACCTCATCTAAATTCTGTAACGGGGAAGAAAGGGGCACGATTTTTGACGGAATATTACTTTTTTTAGTATTTGAGGGTGAAACCAAAGTGTATCCGCTAGCATTCTTAGTTTTCGAGAACGATTTTGAATTAAAGGAAAAGGCTGAGGAATTGATTCCAGGAATTGAACTCAAAGAATACCCGCGAGCTAATCAATCCCCAGCCCAGGAAAATAACAAAAGCGCTAAAAATGAAGATGAGGAAAGTGCAAAGAGCTATGTAGTCTTCCTTGATATTGAGGAAGATGGTTCTATTGTGGAATTTGTAGAAGATAAAGACAAAACCTATAGAATTGGTGATATGATTTGGACGGCTTCACATACTAATGGTTCATCAGCTATCACACGCAGACTGGAAGTAATTGAAGTCGTTGAAAATCTTGTGGTGTGTAAGATAAAACATAAATATAATGAACCTGTTGATAAGAATTCACTGCTTAAGTTTGTAAATATTGAACAAGATTTGATTTCATTTCTAGACTTACATCCAAATGTCCAAAATGGAAGTGAGGGATTTGTATCTGGGGACATTGTTGATGAGAACGCTACTACATCATCGGATGACTTACCGGAAGACTTTGAAAATAACTAA
- the ydiM gene encoding hypothetical protein; prophage 3 region (Evidence 5: Unknown function) — MLSDNNFVSETLENVQYLLPGAKVIKLRGYSRAHKVYTIAKSPVEKWKVAAGLSGSEIAILIRKGHWIGASIPAGGIVIDIDDSKQGELVKGLLDAQNFHCHCIRTLMGGSLFLRITNMGKRKLNK; from the coding sequence ATGCTAAGTGATAATAATTTTGTTTCCGAAACACTGGAGAATGTACAGTATCTATTGCCAGGTGCAAAAGTAATCAAATTGAGGGGATACAGCAGGGCCCACAAAGTATACACCATTGCAAAATCCCCGGTAGAAAAGTGGAAGGTCGCCGCAGGTTTATCCGGATCAGAGATAGCAATTCTGATTAGAAAAGGTCATTGGATTGGTGCAAGCATTCCAGCTGGCGGAATTGTCATCGATATTGATGATTCAAAACAGGGAGAGCTAGTGAAAGGTTTACTAGATGCGCAAAACTTTCATTGTCATTGTATTAGGACCCTAATGGGTGGCAGTTTATTTTTAAGGATAACCAACATGGGGAAAAGAAAATTAAACAAATAA